CCGTCCACAGCTGTGGATGAGGCGCTGACCACAGCCGCCGCCAGCCCTTCCCTGTGGACCACCCGCCCCGCCCCGCCCACTTTCGGAGAACCGTTCGTGACCTACCACCCGCACCACCCCGACCACGCGCCCGACGAGCCGACGACACCGAAGTCGCCTGGGCAGACGGAACGTTCCCAGCGGGAGATGAAAGCCACCAGCACCAGCGGAGCAAGGTATGCCGTTGGACCGTCCAAGGGCCGGTCCAACGGGGGAATCTCCGCCCCGGGGGTGGCGGAGGGGCTCGGGCACCAGGGGGTGCCCGAGCAGAACGATCCCACTGACGTTGCTGCGTCTGCTGTTGTGCCGTTGCCGCGTGCTGCTGATCAAGCCGCGCTGCACCGCGTCGCCCGCCGCCGCGAGCGCCAAGACGAGCAGCGCAAAGAGCGCGTCGATGTCCGCTACAGCGTCGATGAGAAGACCGACATCCTCGGCATGGCCCAGTCGCTGAACATCGCCGCCGCCCACTACGTCGGCGCCGTCGTCATGGCCCACGTGCACGGTGACCTCGCGCTGCCCGGCCGGCGCACCGCGCTGGATGACTACATCGACGAACTCAACGCGCTGCGCGCCCAGATCACCCACATCGGCCGCAACCTCAACCAGATCGCCAAGAAGCTCCACTCCGGCGGCCACCCACACCCCGGGGACAGCGCCCTGCTCGCCCAGACCGAGCACACCCTGACCGCCGTAGGCGTGGCTGTGCGGGACATCGCGCAGGCCGCGAACCAGGCGGTCAGCAAGAAGGCCGTCCGTTGATCGCGAAGATCAGCAGCGGCAAGAGCACCGCCGGCCTGATCCGCTACCTCTTCGACACGGAGAAGGCGAAGGGGCAC
This window of the Streptomyces niveus genome carries:
- the mobC gene encoding plasmid mobilization relaxosome protein MobC translates to MAEGLGHQGVPEQNDPTDVAASAVVPLPRAADQAALHRVARRRERQDEQRKERVDVRYSVDEKTDILGMAQSLNIAAAHYVGAVVMAHVHGDLALPGRRTALDDYIDELNALRAQITHIGRNLNQIAKKLHSGGHPHPGDSALLAQTEHTLTAVGVAVRDIAQAANQAVSKKAVR